The stretch of DNA cctcagtggtcatctatacctgtatatctgatgtgtcattatgatgtcatttcacggtgtctgggggcctcagtggtcatctatacctgtatatctgatgtgtcattATGATGTCATGTCACGGAGTCTGGGGGCCTCAGTGGTCATCTAtacctgtatatctgatgtgtcattatgatgtcatttcacggtgtctgtggcctcagtggtcatctatacctgtatatctgtgtcattatgatgtcatttcacggtgtctgggggcctcagtggtcatctatacctgtatatctgatgtgtcattatgatgtcatttcacggtgtctgtggcctcagtggtcatctatacctgtatatctgatgtgtcattATGATGTCATTTCACGGTGTCTGGGGGCCTCAGTTGTCATCTAtacctgtatatctgatgtgtcattatgatgtcatttcacggtgtctgggggcctcagtggtcatctatacctgtatatctgatgtgtcattatgatgtcatttcacggtgtctgtggcctcagtggtcatctatacctgtatatctgatgtgtcattATGATGTCATTTCACGGTGTCTGGGGGCCTCAGTTGTCATCTAtacctgtatatctgatgtgtcattatgatgtcatttcacggtgtctgggggcctcagtggtcatctatacctgtatatctgatgtgtcattatgatgtcatttcacggtgtctgggggcctcagtggtcatctatacctgtatatctgatgtgtcattATGATGTCATTTCACGGAGTCTGGGGGCCTCAGTGGTCATCTAtacctgtatatctgatgtgtcattatgatgtcatttcacggtgtctgtggcctcagtggtcatctatacctgtatatctgatgtgtcattatgatgtcatttcacggtgtctgggggcctcagtggtcatctatacctgtatatctgatgtgtcattatgatgtcatttcacggtgtctgggggcctcagtggtcatctatacctgtatatctgatgtgtcattatgatgtcatttcacggtgtctgtggcctcagtggtcatctatacctgtatatctgatgtgtcattatgatgtcatttcacggtgtctgtggcctcagtggtcatctatacctgtatatctgatgtgtcattATGATGTCATTTCACGGTGTCTGGGGGCCTCAGTGGTCATCGTCCAGTCTGCACGTCCCTCCGGCAGGGTTGCTGTGCTCACCACACGGCACAGTCCATGCACTGTCCACTGAAGGCCTCAAGATTTCCTCAGTCACCACAGCATCCATTCCACGTGCATGTCTGACTCACTGCCTCTCGctgaagcgcgcgcgcacgcacacacacatactgttacacacgcacacacacacacacacagacacatgtacagcaAACTATATACCCTAAAATGACAATAATATAGGGACTTCATTCCACCGATAAAATCACCCCTATAATTATGTAAGGACAGGGGTCAGTAAAACCTAATGGCTCCACACTGGTCTCCAGAAACATCCAGTCCTTTTTCACACGACACACATTGACGAAGGAACGTTTGCTGTGTTGATGCCTGGTGTTCCTGGCTGTTCGGGGACAGACTGGCACTTTGCATGCTGCACTTCCTTCACTTCACGACGTCTGTACTGCTGGTGTTCCTGGCTGTTCGGGGACAGACTGGCACTTTGCATGCTGCACTGCCTTCACTTCACGTCTGTACTGCTGGTGTTCCTGGCTGTTCGGGGACAGACTGGCACTTTGCATGCTGCACTGCCTTCACTTCATGACGTCTGTACTGCTGGTGTTTGTGGCTGTTCGGGGACAGACTGGCACTTTGCATGCTGCACTGCCTTCACTTCATGACGTCTGTACTGCTGGTGTTCCTGGCTGTTCGGGGACAGACTGGCACTTTGCATGCTGCACTTCCTTCACTTCATGACGTCTGTACTGCTGGTGTTTCTGGCTGTTCGGGGACAGACTGGCACTTTGCATGCTGCACTGCCTTCACTTCATCACGTCTGTACTGCTGGTGTTTCTGGCTGTTCGGGGACAGACTGGCACTTTGCATGCTGCACTTCCTTCACTTCATCACGTCTGTACTGCTGGTGTTTCTGGCTGTTCGGGGACAGACTGGCACTTTGCATGCTGCACTTCCTTCACTTCATCACGTCTGTACTGCTGGTGTTCCTGGCTGTTCGGGGACAGACTGGCACTTTGCATGCTTCACTTCATCACGTCTGTACTGCTGGTGTTTCTGGCTGTTCGGGGACAGACTGGCACTTTGCATGCTGCACTGCCTTCACTTCATGACGTCTGTACTGCTGGTGTTTGTGGCTGTTCGGGGACAGACTGGCACTTTGCATGCTGCACTGCCTTCACTTCATCACGTCTGTACTGCTGGTGTTTGTGGCTGTTCGGGGACAGACTGGCACTTTGCATGCTGCACTTCCTTCACTTCATCACGTCTGTACTGCTGGTGTTCCTGGCTGTTCGGGGACAGACTGGCACTTTGCATGCTGCACTTCCTTCACTTCATCACGTCTGTACTGCTGGTGTTCCTGGCTGTTCGGGGACAGACTGGCACTTTGCATGCTGCACTGCCTTCACTTCATCACGTCTGTACTGCTGGTGTTTGTGGCTGTTCGGGGACAGACTGGCACTTTGCATGCTGCACTGCCTTCACTCCACACCAACTACAGACGTGAAACTCTGCACTGCTCGCCTCTGGATATACTCTACGTCATTTGATGGTCTCAACAGAGAGATTTTTCTGACCGTAAAGATGATCACAGGACAGCAATGATACGTTTAATTTCACGGAGTTTCTCAGAACAATCCAGACCTTCGTTCGGACGTAGACACATGTTTACTgttattagtttttttgttgttgttgtcagtctgcaATAGTGACCTAGTCGGTCAGTTGACAGTAGACACATGTGTTTTCAGGAGTTGATTGAAACCCCTTTGAATCCTTCGTTTTCATACTATCGGCTGTCTTCTGTTGTCAAGGGCGAAAACTGGAAGACATTGTTATCCGCAGTTTTGGTCACGAAGGGGTACTGTGGACCTGACAGTCATCACGAGTCAAGCTCCCACAAAATGAGATCAATCACAGGAAGACATGTGGATGCCAGTATAATGAAGAAATGAATAGTCAGCCGCTCAGTCCGCCATCTCGCAATACTGTACGAACTAAGTTTGATCTGCAGTCTGAAAGGTCACCTACATATTTCTTgagcacaaaacaaaatcaacgtATATTTAGTTCTGGTTGAGTTTCATACACGGGTTTCCGTTTAAGTTTGTAGATTGTAGAAGTTTGGTTGATTCAAAAGTGACCTGAAAGTTTGTTTTTtcagcacacaaaaaagacagtgcATACTATGTAGTTCTGGTTGAACTGAAAGTGTTTGGGTGTTACATGTTTTTCCTTTCGTTATAAAAGGAAGTCCTACTGTTCCATGTAGGGCCTACTCAACAGCCttcagtttaaaaaacaacaaacaaacaaaaaaagtaagtgTTTATAACAGGAAACCCTGCTGTTCCATGTACTCAACAGCCTTCAGTTAAAGTGGTTAAAACAGGTAGCCCTGCTGTTCCATGTACTCAACAGCCTTCAGTTAAAGTGGTTAAAACAGGTAGCCCTGCTGTTCCATGTACTCAACAGCCTTCAGTTAAAGTGGTTAAAACAAGAAGCCCTGCTGTTCCATGCACTCAACAGCCTTCAGTTAAAGTGGTTAAAACAGGAAGCCCTGCTGTTCCATGTACTCAACAGCCTTCAGTTAAAGTGGTTAAAACAGGAAGCCCTGCTGCTCCATGCACTCAACAGCCTTCAGTTAAAGTGGTTAAAACAAGAAGCCCTGCTGTTCCATGTACTCAACAGCCTTCAGTTCTATCTTGGGCTTGGCCTCGTTCCGACGTCTTGGAGGCAGGTGCAGGGAGTCAAAACTCCTGACGATGCTGCTGACGTCCCCCTGACTGCGGCGCTTCTGCAAGGGAGACAAGCTCTTCTCCAGCAGCTGGTAGCGAGGGTCTGCCGTCTTGCTCTCCAGCTTCATCCCGTAGCGGCCCGTCATCAGGCCTGACCTGCCCTGcaggaggaggagcggggagggGCCGGCCAGCCGGGACCGTTGGGACCCGGCAGAGTTGGGTGCGGAGGACGCCGCGGAGGCGGAGGGGGGTctggaggtgaagggggaggagggaggtatcCTCCGAGGGCTCAGTCCCCGGGACTCTGCCGGGCTTTGTCTGACGGCGGGTTTGGAGGAGGAGTGGTCGAACTTGACGTTCCTGGGGTTGGTGCctgtggggggcaggaggggggactGGGGCGGCTTGCcgacaccaccctcctccctgtcccccgCCGCTGACTGGAGCGGGACCAGGGTCTgtcccgtcccccctcccacactgccAGGCCGgctggtgggggtgatgggggtggcggggggagtcCTCCTGTTCCTGCCGTTACCTCCCTTGGCAGACCCCTTCCTCCGGGCGCcgtccttcttctccccctccccctccctccgctcccCGGACTCCCCACCGTCCTCTGTCCATCCCTCAGGGTCGGAGCGGGCCCCGCCTTTGCTGCCCCCGCGCCGCCTGGTGGGGTCCAGTCTGTGGAGCAGTGCCTGGCGGGCGTTGTTCCAGCGCTGCTTGGCCCTGGTGCGGCCCGTGTCCCCGCCTGCCTGGCTGCACGTGCTGGGGGCGGCGCTGCTCGCCCTCCGGAGCAGCTGGCTGGACTTGCGCTGCATGCGGTCCGTGAAGACCTTCTGCTCGTAGGCGTTCTGCGCCAGGAACTGCACAGGGTGGGACACAGCACAGcgacacgtcacactgagcagagaaaggggtggacacagcacagcgacacgtcacactgagcagagaaaggggtggacacagcacagtgacacgtcacactgagcagggaaaggggtggacacagcacagtgacacgtcacactgagcagggaaaggggtgggacacagcacagtgacacgtcacactgagcagggaaaggggtggacacagcacagtgacacgtcacactgagcagggaaaggggtgggacACAGCACAGcgacacgtcacactgagcagggaaAAGGGGTGGGACACAGCACAGcgacacgtcacactgagcagggaaaggggtggacacagtttcagtttcagtttcactttctcaaggaggcgtcactgcgttcggacaaatccatacacgctacaccacatctgttgagcagatgcctgaccagcagcataacccaacgcgcttagtcaggccttgagtgcatgcttacatatttgtgtacctatgaaaggggatttcattttacgtaatttcgccagaggacaacactctcgttgccatgggttctttttcagtgcgccaagtgcgtgctgcacacgggacctcggtttatcgtctcatccgaaagactaga from Babylonia areolata isolate BAREFJ2019XMU chromosome 18, ASM4173473v1, whole genome shotgun sequence encodes:
- the LOC143292344 gene encoding uncharacterized protein LOC143292344, which codes for MMYPKPKSAPGRMAQSKLAKNRTNATKEMEAWARKTDDVGTSQCSRMSGQLTDNVTEERMLRAKLWELSKERYKFLAQNAYEQKVFTDRMQRKSSQLLRRASSAAPSTCSQAGGDTGRTRAKQRWNNARQALLHRLDPTRRRGGSKGGARSDPEGWTEDGGESGERREGEGEKKDGARRKGSAKGGNGRNRRTPPATPITPTSRPGSVGGGTGQTLVPLQSAAGDREEGGVGKPPQSPLLPPTGTNPRNVKFDHSSSKPAVRQSPAESRGLSPRRIPPSSPFTSRPPSASAASSAPNSAGSQRSRLAGPSPLLLLQGRSGLMTGRYGMKLESKTADPRYQLLEKSLSPLQKRRSQGDVSSIVRSFDSLHLPPRRRNEAKPKIELKAVEYMEQQGFLF